GCTGGTGGCGCGTCACGAGAACGAGATCGGCGGCACCACCGATGTGGTCAACCATCCGGAGTTTGCCGCGCGCAAGACGCGCAAGATCATCGATGGCCAGGCAATGGACGGCTGGTTCACCGAGGACTTCACGCTGGCCGAATTGAAGACCTTGCGCGCACGCGAGCGCTTGCCGCAATTGCGTGGCACGCGCTGGGATGGCCAGTTCCAGATCGTGACCTTGGACGAGATCATCGATTTCTTGGCCGCGCAGTCGGCCGCCACCGGCCGCCCCATCGGACTGATTCCCGAGATCAAGCATCCAAGCTACTTCCAGGCGCTCGGCCTGCCGATGGAAGACAAGGTGCTGGCCACCTTGCAGGCCCATGCCTACACGCGTACCGCGCCAGTTGTGATCCAGTCGTTCGAGACCGGCAATCTGCGCTACCTGCGCGGCAAGATCGGGCGCGCCAGCAACCTCCGCCTGCTGCAGTTGCTGGGCGGCGCGCAGATGCCGCTACCCGATGCGGGCAAGGACGATGCGCCAGGCACATACGCGCAACTGATGACGCCTGCGGGGCTCAAGCAGGTGGCCAGCTACGCCGATGCGATCGGGCCGGACATTCGCGCCATCATTCCGCTGGACACGCAGCAGCGCCTGGGCCAGCCAACCAGCCTGGTGCGCGATGCGCACGCGGTCGGGTTGCAGGTACAGCCGTATACGTTCCGGCCGGAGAATTTTTTCCTGGCCGCGGAAAACCGCAGTAGCGGCCCGGTGACCGAGCGGAACGACGCTGGTGCGTTGGCCGAACTCAAGACCTATCTGGACGCTGGCATCGATGCGTTCTTTGCCGATGATCCGGGTCTGGCGCGGCGTGCGTTGAGCGGGCCACCATCGCGTTAGGCAGCGCCTGTAGGAGCGCACCCGGGCGCGACGAAGCGTTCTCGGGGAAAGCTCCATCGCGCCCGGGTGCGCTCCTACGCAGGGCAGGGCAACGCGGGAACTGCAGCACCACGTTTTCCGAACCGTCGTCCCGGCGTTGCCACAGCACCGGCACCTGACGCGGTGGCGGCGGTTCCAGCATTGCGTGTTCGGAGTTGCTCACCTCCCAGGCAGCGTCGTCGTCCTCGTCTTCCCAGCTGTAGCGCGGCCTGGCCTGCTGTGGGTCGCGCAGGCGCAGCAGCAGGGCGGCAATCAGGCCGGCCACTGCGCCGCCCAGATGCGATTGCCAGGACACGCCGGCTTCGTGCGGCAGGATGGTCACCAGCATACCGCCGTAGAACAGGAAGGCGATCATGCTGGTGGCGATCGCCGGGCGGTCGCGGCGCAGCAAACCCAGCACGAACACCAGGAACATCAGCCCGTGGGTGATGCCGCTGGCGCCCAGATGCCGGCTGCCCGGTGCGCCCAACAACCAGGCGCCCAGCCCCGAGCCCAGCCACAGCAACGGCAGCGACATGGTGGTGGCCCGCGGGTACACGCTGCCGGCCAGGGTGCCCAGGATCAGCAGCGCGGCCGCATTGGCGCCCAGATGCGCGAGCGAGCCGTGCAGCAGCGGGGCGGTGAGGACGCCGATCAGCCCGTCGGCCTGCAGCGGCGCCACTGCCCAGGCGCGCCAGTCGAACCTGCCCTGCGCGGTGAACACCGCCACCAGCAGCAACACGGCGGCCAGGCTGAGATTGAAGGCACGCAGCACCCGCGAGCGGTCCAGGCGGCTCTGGGTGGGATCGGGAGCGAGCGAATGCGTTGTCATGCACTCACGGATGGCGGCGTGGTTTTGTCTTTGCAAGCCCCGGCGGCGCGGGATGACCGGATCCGGCAGCGGGATAATCCCACCGCCAGACCGGATGGCGCCCATCGGTAGTCAGCTCGGGCAAGCCCGACGCGCGTGGCCACGCCTGCAGCGCTACCGATCCCGGCCCAGGGCCGTCAATGCACCGCCTTGGGCGGGCGCAGCAGGCTCAGCACGATGGTGGCGACCAGGATCGCCACCACCACGCCCAGCGACACCAGCACCGGGATCTTGTACAGATCGATGATCATCATCTTGGTACCGATGAACACCAGGATCACCGCCAGTCCGTACGGCAGCAGGTGGAAACGGTCGGCCATGCCGGCCAGCAGGAAGAACATCGCGCGCAGGCCCAGCACGGCGAACACGTTGGAGGTGAGCACGATGAACGGGTCGGTGGTGATCGCGAAGATCGCCGGGATGCTGTCCACCGCGAAGATCACGTCGATCACCGCGATCAGGATCAACACCACGAACAGCGGCGTGAACCAGCGTTTGCCGTCCTTGATCACGCTCAGCAGGTTGCCGTGGTACTGCGGGCTCAGGCGCAGATGGCCGCGCATCCAGCGCAGCACCGGGTTGGCTTCCAGGTCCGGCTCCTTGCCGGCGGAGAACCACATCTTGATGCCGGTCAGCAGCAGGAAGGCGCCGAACACGTACAGCAGCCAATGGAACTTGGCCAGCAGCACCGAGCCGGCGAAGATCATGATCGCGCGCAGGACAATTGCGCCCAGCACGCCGATGATCAGCACGCGCTGGCGCTGTTCCTCGGGCACGCCGAAGTAGGTCATCACCATCAGGAACACGAAGATGTTGTCGACCGCCAGCGACTTCTCGACCAGGTAGCCGGTCAGGAACTCCAGCCCGATGCGGTCGGCTGCCGCATCGCCCATGCTGCCCTGCAGGTACCACCACAGGCCGGCGTTGAAGGCCAGCGCCAGCAGCACCCAGCCGATGCTCCACCAGGTGGCTTCCTTGAAGGTCACCTTGTGGGCACCGCCATGGCGCATCAGCACCAGATCGACCAACAGCGCCACGATCACCACGATCGCGAAGCCGCCCCATAACCAGACATTGCCAATGGTTTGCATACAAGAATCCCGAAAAGTGAAACGACCTGGACAGCCGGTGGGCTGAGGCCTTGTGACACGGAAATCGTGGATTCCGGGTGACGGACCTTCGCCTGCGCGGCGAAGGTCTCGCTCGCAACCGGCCGGGCCGGTTGCCGTTGCACCGGAGCGCCTGTTGGCAGGGCTCGTCATGACGGCGACAACGCTAGAACACCAAACAGAACTACTGCGCGACCGCCAGGCGGGCCCGGTCGGTGCTCGGAATCCTCATGTACCACTCGTACACTGCGGTTCCTGCGCGCCGCCCGAACCCACCTGGCGACCGCTCGCTACGTTCTGTTTGTCGTTCTTGGGAGCTACTCCCCTTCTGCGCCCGATTCTGCGTGGCCGGCGCAGGCACGTCAATCCAGCCGGATACAATGGGCGGATGAATACTCCTGCCCCCGTCGTCCGACTCAAGAGTGCGTGGCGCTCCAGCCACCCGTGGATCTTCCAGAAGCTGGTGGAAAAGCCCGCCGCCAAGCCCAAACCCGGCACCATCGTCGATGTGGTCGGCGTGGACGGGGAGTGGATCGGCCGCGGCTTCTACAACGGCCACTCGCGCATCGCCGTGCGCATCCTGGAAACCGACCAGGCGGTGCCGGTGGATGCGGGCTGGTTCGCGCGCAAGATCGCCGCGGCAGTGAGCCTGCGCCGCGACTGGCTCAAGCTCGACGCGGTGTCCGATGCCTGGCGCGTGGTGCATAGCGAAGGCGATGGCCTGTCCGGCCTGGTGGTGGATCGCTACGGCGACCTGGTGGTGGTGGAGTTCTTCGCCGCCGGCATGTTCCGTCACCGCGACTGGATCTACGAGGCGCTGCGCGAGCAGTTCCCGGGCTGCCGCTTCCACAGCTTTGCCGACGAACACGTGCAGAAGCAGGAAAGCTTCGATTTCCACGGCAACACCACCACCGAAGCGGCGGTGATCACCGAGCACGGCATCAAGTTCCGCGCCGACCCGGCCGGTGCGCACAAGACCGGCTTCTTCGCCGACCAGCGCGAGAACCGCCAGTGGCTGAGCGAGCAGGTCGAAGGCAAGAGCGTGCTGGACCTGTGCTGCAATACCGGCGGGTTTGCGGTGTATGCGGCCGCGCGCGGCGCGGCCGAGGTGCTGGGCGTGGACATCGACGAAGACGTCATCGCCATCGCCAAGGGCAACGCCAAGCTCAACAACGTGCGGCCCAAGTTCGTGCAGGCCGACATCTTCCCGTGGCTGCGCGATGCGGCCAATCGCGGCGAGCAGTTCGATGT
The window above is part of the Xanthomonas cassavae CFBP 4642 genome. Proteins encoded here:
- a CDS encoding glycerophosphodiester phosphodiesterase — its product is MMQFGRLWLVGAMMVGMSGPAVAEAPLAKTVQIFAHRGASALRPEHTLASYAKAIVDGADFVEPDLVSTKDGVLVARHENEIGGTTDVVNHPEFAARKTRKIIDGQAMDGWFTEDFTLAELKTLRARERLPQLRGTRWDGQFQIVTLDEIIDFLAAQSAATGRPIGLIPEIKHPSYFQALGLPMEDKVLATLQAHAYTRTAPVVIQSFETGNLRYLRGKIGRASNLRLLQLLGGAQMPLPDAGKDDAPGTYAQLMTPAGLKQVASYADAIGPDIRAIIPLDTQQRLGQPTSLVRDAHAVGLQVQPYTFRPENFFLAAENRSSGPVTERNDAGALAELKTYLDAGIDAFFADDPGLARRALSGPPSR
- a CDS encoding TerC family protein translates to MQTIGNVWLWGGFAIVVIVALLVDLVLMRHGGAHKVTFKEATWWSIGWVLLALAFNAGLWWYLQGSMGDAAADRIGLEFLTGYLVEKSLAVDNIFVFLMVMTYFGVPEEQRQRVLIIGVLGAIVLRAIMIFAGSVLLAKFHWLLYVFGAFLLLTGIKMWFSAGKEPDLEANPVLRWMRGHLRLSPQYHGNLLSVIKDGKRWFTPLFVVLILIAVIDVIFAVDSIPAIFAITTDPFIVLTSNVFAVLGLRAMFFLLAGMADRFHLLPYGLAVILVFIGTKMMIIDLYKIPVLVSLGVVVAILVATIVLSLLRPPKAVH
- a CDS encoding class I SAM-dependent rRNA methyltransferase; protein product: MNTPAPVVRLKSAWRSSHPWIFQKLVEKPAAKPKPGTIVDVVGVDGEWIGRGFYNGHSRIAVRILETDQAVPVDAGWFARKIAAAVSLRRDWLKLDAVSDAWRVVHSEGDGLSGLVVDRYGDLVVVEFFAAGMFRHRDWIYEALREQFPGCRFHSFADEHVQKQESFDFHGNTTTEAAVITEHGIKFRADPAGAHKTGFFADQRENRQWLSEQVEGKSVLDLCCNTGGFAVYAAARGAAEVLGVDIDEDVIAIAKGNAKLNNVRPKFVQADIFPWLRDAANRGEQFDVVILDPAKMTRDREQVIPALKKYLDMNKLALGVVKPGGLFATFSCTGLVAEQEFLDMLRRASYFSGRTIQILKVAGAGPDHPFMAHVQESRYLKAVFCRVV